From a region of the Candidatus Pantoea bituminis genome:
- the rsxD gene encoding electron transport complex subunit RsxD, giving the protein MAFRIASSPYTHNRRSTGNIMLLVGLAAVPGFAAQWYFFGYGSLIQVLLATLTAWITEAAVLRLRKAPIASNLADNSALLTAILIGISLPPLAPWWLVVVGTIFAIVIAKQLYGGLGQNPFNPAMVGYVVLLISFPVQMTSWMPPDTLQAIKPTLLDSLSMVFTGHTLGGDTMQQLQMGVDGVSQATPLDTFKTGLRAGHSADQLLAQPIYSGMLAGLGWQWINLGYLVGGLFLLWKKAIRWHIPAAMLLSLAFCATIGWIFSPETLTSPTLHLFSGATMLGAFFIATDPVTASTTNRGRLIYGALIGLLVWLIRSFGGYPDGVAFAVLLANICVPLIDYYTQPRVYGHHKE; this is encoded by the coding sequence ATGGCTTTTCGTATTGCAAGTTCTCCTTATACCCACAACCGCCGCAGCACAGGCAATATCATGCTGCTGGTGGGGCTGGCGGCTGTACCCGGCTTCGCCGCTCAGTGGTATTTTTTTGGTTATGGCAGTCTGATTCAAGTCTTGCTGGCTACGCTCACGGCGTGGATCACAGAAGCCGCCGTTTTACGCTTACGCAAAGCGCCGATTGCCAGCAATCTGGCTGATAACTCCGCCTTGCTTACCGCCATTCTGATTGGTATCAGCTTGCCGCCGCTGGCCCCTTGGTGGTTGGTGGTAGTCGGTACGATATTCGCCATTGTAATTGCCAAACAGCTTTACGGGGGTTTAGGGCAAAACCCGTTTAACCCGGCAATGGTTGGCTACGTCGTGTTGCTTATTTCGTTTCCGGTGCAAATGACCAGCTGGATGCCGCCCGACACGCTGCAGGCGATTAAACCGACGCTGCTCGACTCCCTTAGTATGGTGTTTACTGGCCACACCTTGGGCGGTGACACCATGCAACAGTTGCAGATGGGTGTCGATGGAGTGAGCCAGGCGACGCCGCTCGACACCTTTAAAACCGGTCTGCGCGCCGGACACAGCGCCGATCAATTACTGGCTCAACCGATCTACAGCGGCATGCTGGCAGGATTGGGCTGGCAATGGATCAACCTGGGTTATCTGGTCGGTGGCCTGTTTTTGCTGTGGAAAAAGGCCATTCGCTGGCACATTCCCGCAGCCATGCTGCTCTCGCTGGCGTTCTGCGCCACGATCGGCTGGATTTTTTCGCCGGAAACACTGACTAGCCCAACCCTTCATCTGTTCTCAGGTGCCACGATGTTGGGTGCGTTTTTTATCGCGACCGATCCCGTTACGGCATCAACCACCAATCGCGGACGTCTGATCTACGGCGCACTGATTGGCTTGCTGGTGTGGCTGATCCGCAGTTTCGGCGGCTACCCGGATGGGGTTGCTTTTGCCGTATTGCTGGCGAATATCTGTGTGCCGCTGATCGACTATTACACCCAGCCGCGCGTTTACGGCCATCACAAGGAATAA
- the rsxG gene encoding electron transport complex subunit RsxG yields MLETIRKNGVTLAIFAAITTGFTAVVNTVTKPTVEHQTQLQQKNLLDQVVPTDLYDNNIQKECYVVTNSALGNSDPHHLFLARKGDQPVAAALETTAPDGYSGAIQMLVGADFKGKVLGVRVVEHHETPGLGDKIELRISDWINSFNGKVVHGANDTAFAVKKDGGEFDQFTGATITPRAVVNATKRAALLIETLPGELSSLPECGDANE; encoded by the coding sequence ATGCTGGAAACGATTCGTAAAAACGGCGTCACGCTGGCGATATTCGCGGCGATCACCACGGGCTTTACGGCGGTAGTGAACACCGTAACCAAACCGACGGTGGAACATCAAACCCAGTTGCAGCAGAAAAATCTGCTGGATCAGGTGGTTCCCACCGATCTTTATGACAATAACATTCAGAAAGAGTGTTACGTTGTCACTAATTCAGCATTGGGTAATAGTGATCCGCATCATCTCTTTCTGGCGCGTAAAGGCGATCAACCGGTTGCCGCCGCACTTGAGACCACCGCACCAGACGGTTATTCTGGCGCGATTCAAATGCTGGTTGGGGCTGATTTCAAAGGCAAGGTGCTGGGCGTTCGCGTGGTTGAACATCATGAAACCCCAGGCCTCGGCGATAAAATCGAACTGCGCATTTCCGACTGGATCAACAGTTTTAACGGTAAAGTGGTACATGGCGCCAATGATACGGCCTTCGCAGTGAAAAAAGATGGTGGTGAGTTTGACCAGTTTACGGGTGCCACCATCACGCCGCGTGCGGTGGTGAATGCCACTAAACGCGCCGCGCTGTTAATTGAAACCCTTCCTGGGGAACTCTCTTCGTTACCCGAGTGTGGAGACGCAAATGAGTGA